One window of the Niallia circulans genome contains the following:
- a CDS encoding AAA domain-containing protein, with protein MTNIITTIKQWQQALQIEINHLKKYGQSKVALYNGILLNTENDFTYYFESISNLKVPIGSNVMIHWGSQAVRGRVLSADGKSLLIILEKEIGEDVSEAYLSHDPWELLEQLQIRFDTIKKNKRKLSRIVKLMQPSEETKHPSEQLKNHVHELSLRCKYNPVSFVWGPPGTGKTYTLARVALQRYWKGKRILLLAQSNQAVDVLLTEITTTIKEKDRFKIGDILRYGGNSNNASLEQEKITTSSLLDKKDMDLAKQKQYFFEEKLKLKQDLSYSFTTRDSAQLLEMEEKLANVMEKIRKRELQFVQKAKIVGTTIVKAATDPAIYEDEYDLVIVDEASMAYIPQVAFSASLAKRIIICGDFKQLPPIATSRHALVDKWLREDVFHATGVAKTVHSSSLHPQLLLLNEQRRMHPSISQFTNKYIYHSLVGDHKRVERNRKAIAEKLPFQGDANILLDSSQFGAYATFERASKSRMNYIHLLLALQVINEALSEKGTTSIGYVTPYRAQAEIMEAMAAEFFPEAIMEKRLIVATVHRFQGSERDIIIFDSVEGQAFLKPGMLLTGKESGRLINVAISRAKGKFIHIANRNYIKTKIDRKKTIRQLVNHQESFNKVVTNQQIGEWIQKKNPKLFWTHAQRVELLEKDIKRSNHTIIASFPKQNEILKQQWKQLLNRGSIGSAPGIPFPFIIIDEKVIWFGLPSELVNGSTPPSLAVRIHSPYLASYLLKYIS; from the coding sequence ATGACAAACATTATCACTACCATTAAACAATGGCAGCAAGCACTACAAATCGAGATCAATCATTTAAAAAAATACGGGCAATCGAAAGTTGCTTTATATAATGGAATTCTCCTAAACACAGAAAATGACTTTACGTATTATTTTGAAAGCATCAGCAATCTAAAGGTTCCAATTGGATCAAATGTAATGATCCACTGGGGAAGTCAGGCTGTAAGGGGGAGAGTATTGTCGGCAGATGGCAAGAGCCTTCTTATTATTTTGGAAAAGGAGATTGGGGAGGATGTCTCAGAAGCATATTTATCCCATGATCCTTGGGAGCTATTAGAACAGCTGCAAATCCGTTTTGATACTATTAAAAAAAATAAACGTAAGCTTAGTAGAATCGTTAAATTAATGCAACCTAGTGAAGAAACAAAGCACCCAAGTGAGCAACTGAAAAATCATGTTCATGAGCTCTCTTTAAGATGCAAATATAACCCCGTCTCCTTTGTGTGGGGGCCGCCTGGAACAGGCAAAACATATACATTAGCTAGAGTTGCTCTACAACGTTATTGGAAAGGTAAGAGGATTTTACTCTTAGCACAAAGTAACCAGGCTGTAGATGTTCTACTCACGGAAATAACGACAACGATTAAAGAAAAGGACCGATTTAAAATAGGGGATATCCTTCGCTATGGGGGAAATAGCAATAATGCATCACTTGAACAAGAAAAAATTACAACAAGTTCCTTATTAGATAAAAAGGATATGGATCTTGCCAAGCAAAAACAGTATTTTTTTGAAGAAAAACTAAAACTTAAACAAGACCTTTCTTATTCGTTTACAACAAGAGATTCTGCTCAGTTATTAGAGATGGAAGAGAAATTAGCAAATGTGATGGAAAAAATCAGAAAAAGGGAACTGCAATTTGTACAAAAAGCAAAAATTGTTGGCACGACAATAGTAAAAGCTGCCACAGATCCAGCCATCTATGAAGATGAATACGATTTAGTAATAGTAGATGAGGCGAGCATGGCATATATTCCACAAGTCGCTTTTTCTGCATCACTAGCAAAAAGAATCATTATTTGTGGAGATTTTAAACAGTTACCTCCTATCGCAACTAGCCGTCATGCTTTAGTAGATAAATGGTTAAGAGAAGACGTATTCCACGCGACAGGCGTTGCCAAAACGGTTCATAGTTCATCGCTTCATCCTCAGCTTTTGTTATTAAACGAACAAAGAAGGATGCATCCAAGCATCTCTCAATTTACCAATAAATATATCTATCATTCCCTTGTAGGAGATCATAAGAGGGTGGAAAGAAACAGAAAAGCAATCGCAGAAAAACTACCTTTCCAAGGAGATGCCAATATTTTATTAGATTCAAGTCAATTTGGCGCATATGCCACCTTTGAGAGAGCTTCGAAGTCCCGTATGAATTATATCCATCTATTATTAGCTCTGCAAGTTATAAATGAGGCTTTAAGTGAAAAAGGAACAACGAGTATCGGCTATGTTACTCCATATCGAGCGCAGGCAGAAATAATGGAAGCAATGGCAGCAGAATTTTTCCCGGAAGCCATCATGGAAAAACGACTAATTGTGGCTACAGTTCATCGTTTTCAAGGAAGCGAAAGAGATATAATCATCTTTGATAGTGTAGAAGGACAGGCATTTTTAAAGCCTGGAATGCTTTTAACTGGTAAAGAAAGCGGTCGGTTAATAAATGTGGCGATCAGCAGGGCAAAAGGAAAATTTATTCATATAGCAAACAGGAACTATATAAAAACAAAAATAGATAGGAAGAAAACGATCCGACAGCTTGTCAATCATCAAGAAAGTTTTAATAAAGTGGTAACCAACCAACAAATTGGCGAGTGGATTCAAAAGAAGAATCCTAAGCTATTTTGGACGCACGCACAAAGAGTAGAATTACTAGAAAAAGATATCAAACGATCCAACCATACAATAATAGCCTCTTTTCCAAAACAGAACGAGATATTAAAACAACAATGGAAACAGCTTCTTAATAGAGGGAGTATAGGTTCAGCTCCTGGTATACCGTTTCCTTTCATTATTATTGATGAAAAAGTTATTTGGTTTGGTTTGCCGTCGGAATTAGTGAATGGCAGTACTCCACCGTCACTAGCAGTGCGTATACATTCTCCTTATTTAGCTAGTTATCTATTAAAATATATATCATGA
- a CDS encoding peptidylprolyl isomerase yields the protein MSRKQRGGIVFFLSLVLLLLLSGCGTTKSEPSNEENTTQAKVISPDDYPIVTITMEDNSTITLELYPDKAPNTVNNFVSLVNKGFYDGLIFHRIIPDFMIQGGDPNGNGTGGPGYSIKGEFSENGFENDLKHERGVISMARSQLPDSAGSQFFIMVADAPHLDGEYAPFGKVIEGMDVVDKIVSSKRDKNDKPVEEIKMKQVTVDTKGIDYEEPKKIKE from the coding sequence TTGAGTAGAAAACAAAGAGGTGGTATAGTATTTTTCTTGAGTTTAGTCCTTCTTTTACTACTGTCAGGCTGTGGCACAACGAAAAGTGAGCCATCAAATGAAGAAAATACAACACAAGCAAAAGTGATTTCACCAGACGACTATCCTATTGTAACGATTACGATGGAAGATAATTCGACCATTACATTAGAACTTTATCCTGATAAAGCCCCTAATACAGTCAATAATTTCGTATCATTAGTGAATAAAGGTTTTTATGATGGATTAATTTTTCATCGGATTATTCCTGATTTTATGATCCAAGGCGGCGATCCCAATGGGAATGGAACAGGCGGGCCAGGCTATTCGATTAAAGGAGAATTTTCAGAGAATGGGTTTGAAAATGACTTAAAGCATGAAAGAGGCGTAATTAGCATGGCAAGGTCTCAACTGCCTGATTCTGCTGGGTCACAATTCTTCATTATGGTTGCAGACGCCCCTCATTTGGATGGAGAATACGCTCCGTTCGGGAAAGTGATAGAAGGCATGGATGTCGTCGATAAAATAGTCTCTTCAAAAAGAGATAAGAATGACAAACCAGTAGAAGAGATAAAAATGAAACAAGTTACTGTAGATACAAAAGGTATCGATTATGAAGAACCAAAGAAAATAAAAGAATAA
- a CDS encoding peptidylprolyl isomerase, with protein sequence MATKGYILMQNGEKIEFELYPNEAPGTVANFVELIKKGFYNGLTFHRVIPGFVSQGGDPNGNGTGGPGYTIKCETEGNPHKHVEGALSMAHAGRDTGGSQFFIVHEPQPHLDGVHTVFGQVTSGIAAVKAMKNGDVMEKVEITEE encoded by the coding sequence ATGGCAACTAAAGGATACATATTAATGCAAAATGGTGAAAAAATTGAATTCGAATTATATCCAAACGAAGCTCCTGGAACAGTAGCTAACTTTGTGGAACTTATTAAAAAAGGTTTCTATAATGGTTTAACATTCCACCGTGTAATTCCTGGTTTCGTCAGCCAAGGCGGCGACCCAAATGGAAATGGAACAGGAGGACCTGGATACACAATCAAATGTGAAACAGAAGGAAACCCTCACAAACATGTGGAAGGAGCTCTTTCTATGGCACACGCTGGCCGTGATACAGGCGGAAGCCAATTCTTTATCGTACATGAGCCACAACCGCATTTAGATGGTGTTCATACAGTATTTGGACAAGTTACGTCCGGTATTGCTGCTGTAAAAGCAATGAAAAATGGCGATGTTATGGAAAAAGTGGAAATCACTGAAGAATAA
- a CDS encoding SDR family NAD(P)-dependent oxidoreductase has translation MYKDKVVIVTGASNGIGKAIAKAYLQEDAYVILADIDEEQGKHVLDSIEQKERAIFIKTDVRNEADIIQMVETTQAKFGKIDILINNAGKGIFKSFYDLTIEEWDDVINTNLRSVFLCSREVAKIMRTQGAKGSIINMSSSRAYMSEPNTESYSASKGGIMAITHALANSLADAHITVNSISPGWIETKDYENLRESDHEQHLSQRVGKPEDIARACLFLTNPQNDFITGTNLMVDGGMTVKMIYEE, from the coding sequence ATGTACAAAGATAAAGTTGTCATTGTAACTGGGGCTAGTAATGGTATTGGCAAAGCAATTGCAAAAGCTTATTTGCAAGAAGATGCCTATGTTATCCTAGCTGATATAGATGAAGAGCAAGGAAAACATGTACTTGATTCTATAGAGCAAAAAGAGAGAGCAATTTTTATAAAAACCGATGTTCGAAACGAAGCAGATATCATTCAAATGGTTGAGACAACACAAGCGAAATTTGGAAAGATTGATATCTTAATTAATAACGCCGGTAAAGGCATTTTTAAATCATTTTACGATTTAACGATAGAAGAATGGGATGATGTGATAAATACGAATCTCCGCAGCGTGTTTCTTTGTTCAAGAGAAGTCGCAAAAATCATGCGAACTCAAGGCGCAAAAGGGTCGATTATTAACATGTCATCTAGCAGAGCCTATATGTCGGAACCTAATACAGAAAGCTATAGTGCTAGCAAAGGTGGAATTATGGCTATTACTCATGCTTTGGCAAATAGTTTAGCTGATGCACATATAACAGTTAACAGCATATCACCAGGCTGGATCGAAACGAAAGATTATGAAAATCTGCGAGAAAGCGATCATGAACAGCATCTATCACAAAGAGTAGGTAAACCTGAGGATATTGCGAGAGCATGTCTTTTCCTCACAAATCCGCAAAATGATTTTATTACAGGAACGAATCTTATGGTAGACGGTGGTATGACAGTAAAAATGATTTATGAAGAATAA